Proteins co-encoded in one Bacteroidales bacterium genomic window:
- a CDS encoding S9 family peptidase — protein MKRNSLIIVLLCLPILLIGQKQLTLEDFFKNYTFRQKSVYGINSMNDGKYYTTLEQEKLIVKYSYATGKVTDTLYNINNSDKNTLSIQSYEFSGDEKKILITTNVEYIYRRSYTADYYVVDLTNNTIKPLSENGRQQLGAFSPDGKKIAFVRENNLFVVDSETLVETQITGDGKFNYIINGAPDWVYEEEFGFNKAFDWSPDSKNIAYMRFDETDVKMFNMTMFRGAKPAYEEYALYPHNSTFKYPKAGEDNSLVEVYIYNIDAKKTVKADVGEEADQYIPRIKWAKKNILSIFRVNRLQNKFEILFTDATTGKSEVVYTEENEYYIDESVYDNVDYIDDENIILTSECSGYMHIYKYNIKTKVLQQITAGEWDVEEYLGYDSANKTIYYTSFEGSPIKNNLYSIRIDGKKRTRLTKGDGTNIPVFSTGFKYYINYFSNSSTPYYITLHEATGKLIRVLEDNKEYLAKVNEYEYNTKEFFKFTTSNGDELNGYMIKPIDFNEYKQYPVVMTQYSGPNSRSVVDKWSFDWYNYLSQQGYLIVCVDPRGTGGRGEEFKKCTYLQLGKYESDDQIEAAKYLTTLSYVDEDNISIWGWSYGGFMVALCLEKGDGIFKAGVSIAPVTNWRYYDNIYTERYMRTPQENPSGYDDNSPITNAKDLQGNLLLIHGTADDNVHVQNAVEFAEMLVQANKHFDYMLYTNRNHGIRGGNTSLHLYTMVTNFLNEKLKNGR, from the coding sequence ATGAAAAGAAATTCACTTATAATCGTTTTATTATGCCTCCCAATTTTATTGATAGGACAGAAGCAACTTACTCTTGAAGATTTCTTTAAGAATTATACATTCAGACAAAAATCTGTTTATGGGATTAACTCAATGAATGACGGTAAATATTATACTACCTTGGAACAAGAAAAACTTATAGTTAAATATTCTTACGCTACAGGAAAAGTGACGGATACTTTATACAACATAAATAATTCGGATAAAAATACCCTTTCTATTCAATCTTATGAGTTTAGTGGTGATGAAAAGAAAATACTAATTACAACTAATGTGGAATATATTTATAGAAGGTCTTACACTGCAGATTATTATGTAGTTGATTTAACTAATAATACGATAAAACCACTTTCTGAAAATGGAAGACAGCAATTAGGAGCTTTTTCTCCCGATGGTAAAAAAATTGCTTTTGTTAGAGAAAATAATCTTTTTGTTGTTGATAGTGAGACTCTTGTTGAAACACAAATTACTGGCGATGGAAAATTCAATTATATTATTAACGGAGCACCCGACTGGGTTTATGAAGAAGAATTTGGGTTTAATAAGGCTTTTGATTGGTCTCCTGATAGTAAAAATATAGCTTACATGAGATTTGATGAAACAGATGTCAAAATGTTTAATATGACCATGTTTCGTGGTGCAAAACCGGCTTACGAGGAATATGCTCTTTATCCGCATAATTCAACATTTAAATATCCAAAAGCCGGTGAAGATAACTCTTTAGTTGAAGTGTATATTTATAATATTGATGCGAAAAAAACTGTAAAAGCTGATGTCGGAGAAGAAGCCGATCAATATATTCCAAGGATAAAATGGGCAAAGAAAAATATTTTAAGTATTTTCAGAGTGAACAGACTGCAAAATAAATTTGAAATATTATTTACAGACGCTACCACCGGAAAATCAGAAGTGGTTTATACAGAAGAGAACGAATATTATATTGATGAATCTGTTTATGATAATGTTGATTATATTGATGATGAAAACATTATTTTAACCAGTGAATGTAGCGGTTATATGCATATCTATAAATATAATATCAAAACTAAGGTTCTGCAACAAATTACTGCAGGTGAATGGGATGTGGAAGAATATTTGGGCTATGATTCGGCAAATAAAACTATTTATTATACTTCATTCGAAGGCTCACCTATAAAAAATAACTTGTATTCAATAAGAATAGATGGTAAGAAACGTACACGATTAACCAAAGGCGACGGAACTAATATTCCGGTTTTTTCTACAGGATTTAAATACTATATTAATTATTTCTCAAATTCATCTACACCTTATTATATAACGTTGCACGAAGCTACGGGAAAATTGATTAGAGTACTTGAAGATAATAAAGAGTATTTAGCTAAAGTTAATGAATATGAATATAATACTAAAGAGTTTTTCAAATTTACAACTTCAAACGGAGATGAGTTAAATGGATATATGATAAAGCCTATTGATTTTAATGAATATAAACAATATCCTGTTGTTATGACTCAATATAGCGGTCCCAATTCTCGTTCGGTAGTTGATAAATGGTCGTTTGATTGGTATAATTATTTGAGTCAACAAGGGTATTTAATTGTTTGTGTTGACCCCCGTGGTACAGGAGGTAGAGGGGAAGAATTTAAAAAGTGTACATATTTGCAACTTGGCAAATACGAATCTGACGACCAGATTGAAGCTGCAAAATATTTAACCACCTTATCTTATGTTGACGAAGATAATATTTCTATTTGGGGATGGAGTTACGGCGGCTTTATGGTTGCTTTGTGTCTCGAAAAGGGTGATGGAATATTCAAAGCAGGAGTATCAATTGCACCGGTGACAAATTGGAGATATTACGATAATATTTATACAGAAAGATATATGCGTACTCCACAGGAAAATCCAAGCGGATATGATGACAATTCTCCTATAACCAATGCTAAAGATTTGCAAGGAAACTTACTCTTGATTCATGGTACCGCTGATGATAATGTTCATGTTCAAAATGCTGTGGAATTTGCGGAAATGTTAGTCCAGGCGAATAAACATTTCGATTATATGCTTTACACGAACAGAAATCACGGCATTAGAGGAGGAAATACTTCATTGCATTTGTATACTATGGTTACGAATTTTTTGAATGAGAAGTTGAAGAACGGAAGGTAA
- a CDS encoding DUF5723 family protein, with the protein MKQTLRITKCALIVSILMLIFAPGVKAQNFSQYFGDNYAGISGVYNNPASIANSRYVVDITLVGMSSSFNQNYFGAQRKFMFNQLNFNGRKRDAWRSLWHESPWLLPVDNGADQKYLIRPEESDKSYSAVLQSEIQIFNFMIACGPKFSFGITERVRTIANFDNASWGMMESMFYQGPQSDLGRIENGEFRFAAATWNEIGISLASQIWDGGKHYIKFGASFKIWQGLSSGYLVSDNLNYQYDNDGNVTIDGNFMWGVSADVNDEMQAIKENQANGLYSDAGENNTRWSEKTLDYMNAATNKFFTQPFESKYWKNLGFGLDVGLVYEWRPDFDDYLYDMDGKTGLVRKDKNKYRMKISVAVVDINLNGGIKFTRDSNLAYNMATSNNGLFSTSLFNNVLTGTEEMNAVAENTFGNEANSTLNATGNDTIYAMKLSPTATLSIDFYLGANFYVNLGAYVPFSTFTGHKVTEFENSSYNVVNLHSNASFNLTPRYERKWFGFAIPVTYQLTNKAQVDVGLGLRLGPVWIGSNTIITNCFTKYWEGIDISAAVKIPIMYRAPKDKDNDGVSDRRDECPYQQGTWETRGCPDTDGDGIVDSEDECPCEAGLVEFNGCPDRDGDGIIDKLDECPDVAGLAKFNGCPDTDGDGIPDHLDLCPEEAGLEKFKGCPESYFIMDRDGDGIPDDIDECPDLPGTIEFNGCPEGALKYEMLDGVHFDTNKATLKDEAKKFLDEYVIALSKNNKPRNIYIIGHADATGNDKINDPLSLQRAKSVKNYLVEKGVNDRVISLDYEGSRKPVAPNNTKDGRAKNRRVEIEISFIDKQ; encoded by the coding sequence ATGAAACAAACTTTACGAATTACAAAATGTGCATTAATTGTCAGCATATTAATGTTGATTTTTGCACCTGGGGTTAAGGCTCAAAATTTTTCTCAGTATTTTGGTGATAATTATGCAGGCATATCAGGGGTATATAATAATCCAGCATCAATTGCGAATTCGCGTTATGTTGTTGATATTACCTTAGTAGGAATGTCTTCATCTTTTAATCAAAATTATTTTGGCGCACAAAGAAAATTCATGTTTAACCAATTGAATTTTAACGGTAGAAAACGTGATGCATGGAGAAGCCTTTGGCACGAAAGCCCATGGTTATTACCAGTTGATAACGGTGCCGACCAAAAATATTTGATTCGCCCGGAGGAAAGTGATAAAAGCTATTCAGCAGTTTTGCAGAGTGAAATACAAATTTTTAATTTCATGATTGCATGTGGTCCGAAATTTTCATTTGGTATTACCGAAAGAGTAAGAACAATTGCTAATTTCGATAATGCTTCATGGGGAATGATGGAGTCAATGTTTTATCAAGGCCCGCAATCAGACTTAGGAAGAATTGAGAATGGTGAATTCAGATTTGCAGCAGCAACATGGAACGAAATTGGTATTTCTCTTGCGTCACAAATTTGGGATGGTGGTAAACATTATATTAAATTTGGTGCTTCATTCAAAATTTGGCAGGGATTATCTTCTGGCTATCTTGTCTCAGATAATCTTAATTATCAATATGATAATGATGGCAATGTAACTATTGACGGAAATTTTATGTGGGGTGTTTCTGCTGATGTTAATGATGAAATGCAAGCTATTAAAGAAAATCAAGCTAATGGTCTTTACTCTGATGCAGGTGAAAATAATACTCGCTGGTCTGAAAAAACACTTGATTATATGAACGCTGCCACAAACAAATTCTTCACACAACCATTCGAATCAAAATATTGGAAAAATTTGGGATTCGGATTAGATGTTGGTTTAGTATATGAATGGAGACCTGATTTTGATGATTATCTATATGATATGGACGGAAAAACCGGTTTGGTTAGAAAAGACAAAAATAAATATAGAATGAAAATCAGTGTTGCTGTTGTAGACATTAATCTTAACGGTGGAATAAAATTTACTAGAGATTCCAACCTTGCATATAATATGGCTACTTCTAATAACGGTCTATTCTCCACTTCATTATTTAATAATGTACTTACAGGTACTGAAGAAATGAATGCAGTTGCGGAAAATACTTTCGGAAATGAAGCAAACAGCACATTGAACGCTACAGGAAATGATACTATTTATGCAATGAAACTTTCTCCGACAGCTACTTTGTCAATTGATTTTTATTTGGGAGCTAATTTTTATGTTAACTTAGGAGCTTATGTGCCTTTTTCAACATTTACAGGTCATAAAGTAACTGAATTTGAAAATAGTTCTTATAACGTTGTCAATTTACATTCTAATGCTTCTTTCAATTTAACACCGAGATATGAGAGAAAATGGTTTGGATTTGCAATTCCGGTTACATATCAATTAACTAATAAAGCACAAGTTGATGTTGGTCTCGGATTACGCTTAGGTCCTGTTTGGATAGGTTCTAATACAATTATTACAAATTGTTTTACGAAATATTGGGAAGGAATAGACATAAGTGCGGCTGTTAAGATACCAATAATGTATCGTGCTCCTAAAGACAAAGATAATGATGGAGTTTCAGATAGACGTGACGAATGTCCGTATCAACAAGGTACATGGGAAACCAGAGGCTGTCCCGATACAGATGGCGACGGCATAGTTGATAGCGAAGACGAATGCCCATGTGAAGCCGGCTTAGTTGAATTTAACGGTTGTCCTGATAGAGATGGTGACGGTATCATTGATAAATTAGATGAATGCCCGGATGTAGCAGGTTTAGCTAAATTTAACGGTTGCCCAGATACGGATGGCGACGGTATTCCTGATCATCTTGATCTTTGTCCTGAAGAAGCAGGTCTTGAAAAATTCAAAGGTTGTCCGGAATCATATTTCATAATGGATAGAGATGGTGACGGTATTCCTGATGATATAGACGAATGTCCTGATTTGCCAGGTACTATTGAGTTCAATGGTTGTCCAGAAGGTGCACTTAAATACGAAATGTTAGATGGTGTACACTTTGATACTAATAAAGCTACTCTTAAAGACGAAGCTAAGAAATTCTTAGATGAGTATGTAATAGCACTTAGTAAAAATAATAAACCAAGAAATATATATATAATTGGTCATGCTGATGCTACAGGTAATGATAAAATTAATGATCCATTGTCATTACAAAGAGCTAAAAGCGTTAAGAATTATTTAGTTGAAAAAGGTGTTAATGATAGAGTTATTTCACTTGATTATGAAGGTTCTCGTAAACCCGTAGCACCAAATAATACAAAAGACGGTCGTGCTAAAAACCGTAGAGTTGAAATTGAAATATCTTTCATCGACAAACAATAA
- the mazG gene encoding nucleoside triphosphate pyrophosphohydrolase, whose protein sequence is MKPSPEILFRELLDIMDKLRAECPWDKKQDIHSLRHLTIEETYELADAILVDDYQEIKKELGDLLLHIVFYAKIGTERTGTEHFDISDVLENINEKLIRRHPHIFSDVDAETDEEVKVNWEKIKLKEKDRKSVFSGVPSSLPSLIKAYRIQDKAHGIGFDWDNTEQVWKKVEEEIGELQEELRTGESKENIEMEFGDLLFALVNYARFIDVNPETALEKSNKKFIDRFTKLEEIVKERGKSISDMTLNEMEEVWKDVKDNE, encoded by the coding sequence ATGAAACCGTCACCAGAAATATTATTTCGAGAACTACTCGATATAATGGATAAATTGAGAGCCGAATGTCCTTGGGATAAAAAACAAGATATTCATAGTCTTAGACATTTAACCATTGAAGAAACTTATGAATTAGCCGACGCTATATTGGTCGATGATTACCAGGAAATAAAAAAAGAGTTGGGCGATTTGCTTCTTCATATTGTTTTTTATGCTAAAATCGGAACAGAACGTACCGGAACAGAACATTTTGATATTTCTGATGTTTTGGAAAATATTAATGAAAAATTGATAAGACGACATCCACATATTTTTAGTGATGTTGATGCCGAAACGGATGAGGAAGTAAAAGTCAATTGGGAAAAAATCAAATTAAAAGAAAAAGATAGGAAATCTGTATTTTCAGGTGTGCCGTCTTCTTTGCCGTCATTAATAAAAGCGTATCGAATTCAGGATAAAGCACATGGTATCGGCTTCGATTGGGATAATACCGAACAAGTTTGGAAAAAGGTCGAAGAAGAAATTGGCGAACTTCAAGAAGAATTAAGGACCGGCGAAAGTAAGGAAAATATTGAAATGGAATTTGGCGATTTACTTTTTGCATTGGTAAATTATGCTAGATTTATTGATGTAAATCCCGAAACAGCTTTAGAGAAAAGTAACAAAAAGTTTATAGACAGATTTACTAAACTCGAGGAAATTGTAAAAGAACGTGGTAAATCTATTTCCGACATGACTCTCAATGAAATGGAAGAAGTTTGGAAGGATGTTAAGGATAATGAATAA
- the proS gene encoding proline--tRNA ligase yields MAKDFTTRDENYSQWYNDIVQRADLAENSSVRGCMVIKPYGYALWEKMRDVLDKMFKDTGHTNAYFPLFIPKSFFSREAKHVEGFAKECAVVTHYRLKNDPENNTVIVDPAAKLEEELIVRPTSETIIWDSYKNWIQSYRDLPILINQWANVVRWEMRTRLFLRTAEFLWQEGHTAHATSEEAIKEAEQMMNVYADFVENYMAVPVLKGTKSPNERFAGAIETYCIEALMQDGKALQAGTSHFLGQNFAKAFDVKFLDKDNTQQYVWATSWGVSTRLIGALIMSHSDDNGLVLPPKLAPVQVVIIPIYKNEEQLALISETVLKIKKELEAKGVSVKYDDRDQYRPGWKFNEYEFKGVPVRLAIGPRDLEQGTIEVTRRDTLEKNIMQIADISEKVYNLLDAIQTNLYDKALNYREEMTFVADTWEEFCDIIENKGGFVCAHWDGTSETETEIKEKTKATIRVIPMDENCEEGFCVYSGKPSKRRVIFARSY; encoded by the coding sequence ATGGCAAAAGATTTTACTACAAGAGATGAGAATTACTCGCAATGGTACAATGATATTGTACAACGAGCTGATTTGGCAGAAAATTCATCTGTAAGAGGGTGTATGGTTATTAAACCATACGGTTATGCGCTTTGGGAAAAAATGCGCGATGTCCTCGATAAAATGTTTAAAGATACGGGTCATACAAACGCTTACTTTCCATTATTTATCCCTAAATCATTTTTCAGTCGTGAAGCTAAACATGTAGAGGGTTTTGCAAAGGAATGTGCTGTTGTTACACATTATCGTCTTAAAAATGATCCTGAAAACAATACGGTTATAGTAGATCCGGCCGCTAAGCTTGAAGAAGAATTAATTGTCAGACCTACTTCAGAAACAATTATTTGGGATTCGTATAAAAACTGGATACAATCATATAGAGATTTACCGATTTTAATAAATCAGTGGGCCAATGTGGTTAGATGGGAGATGCGTACAAGATTATTCCTTCGTACAGCCGAGTTTCTTTGGCAAGAAGGTCATACCGCCCATGCAACAAGCGAAGAAGCAATAAAAGAGGCTGAACAAATGATGAATGTTTATGCTGATTTCGTGGAAAATTATATGGCTGTACCGGTTCTGAAAGGAACAAAATCGCCTAATGAGCGTTTTGCCGGTGCAATAGAAACTTATTGCATTGAAGCGTTGATGCAAGACGGTAAAGCTTTGCAGGCAGGAACATCTCATTTCCTTGGCCAAAATTTTGCAAAAGCATTCGATGTTAAATTTTTGGATAAAGATAATACACAACAATATGTATGGGCAACATCATGGGGTGTTTCTACCCGATTGATAGGTGCTTTAATCATGTCTCATTCAGATGACAATGGATTGGTTCTTCCTCCAAAACTCGCTCCTGTTCAGGTTGTTATCATTCCTATATATAAAAATGAAGAACAACTTGCTCTGATTTCCGAAACTGTTTTAAAAATTAAAAAAGAGTTGGAAGCAAAAGGTGTTAGTGTAAAATATGATGATAGAGATCAGTATCGTCCGGGTTGGAAGTTTAATGAATATGAATTCAAAGGCGTTCCTGTGCGTCTTGCTATTGGTCCTCGCGATCTTGAACAAGGTACTATAGAAGTTACCCGTAGAGATACGCTTGAAAAGAACATTATGCAAATAGCGGATATTTCGGAAAAAGTATATAACCTTTTGGATGCAATTCAAACTAATTTGTATGATAAAGCATTGAATTATAGAGAAGAAATGACTTTTGTTGCGGATACTTGGGAAGAGTTTTGCGATATTATTGAAAATAAAGGCGGATTTGTTTGCGCTCATTGGGATGGTACAAGCGAAACTGAAACTGAAATAAAAGAAAAGACCAAAGCAACAATAAGAGTTATTCCTATGGATGAAAATTGTGAAGAAGGTTTTTGTGTTTATTCGGGAAAACCGAGCAAGAGAAGAGTTATTTTTGCACGTTCATATTAA
- a CDS encoding outer membrane protein transport protein yields MKKLNIVIVLLCISLGLIAQTHEEALRYSRLNYATGNAKSTSMAGSLGALGANFSSLSINPAGIGVYRKSELTFTPSIMYSTSASDYLGNKRTDEAINFNIGNFGLVFAIPSSGAAAQNGFEYFQFGVGVNRTNNFKRDVLMKGFNETSSITTQWAMEATANNPNIQFDSNGNPILNLDPLTTQLAFKNDVLFLGEDSNGNLIIMSDMEGGQVEQTIRMITSGSMNEFVISGGFNYLDKLYVGATLGVPYFSYREDFRITEEDTKDRTQFFESMRYTTYLHTSGVGVNFKIGAIYKPISWLRIGLALHTPTRYSMDDDYNAEILSYIDLSGNGNYEGASDHASGDYSYVLRTPLRLIGSLGFVIGKHGSVNVDYTFQDYSSAKFKDKDYTYDYTNQLISENYGIGHNIGVGTEWIFGMFRARAGFAYETSPYTSEEVNSGGERMTIGAGVGLSFGQFYTDFGYALITEDIDFYPYSRDYVDASKNKYNTNQFQLTFGFRF; encoded by the coding sequence ATGAAAAAGTTAAATATAGTAATCGTTTTACTGTGTATAAGTTTAGGCTTAATAGCTCAAACACATGAAGAAGCATTGAGGTACTCAAGATTAAATTACGCAACAGGTAATGCTAAATCAACTTCAATGGCAGGTTCATTAGGAGCGCTCGGCGCTAATTTTTCTTCTTTATCCATTAATCCTGCCGGTATAGGGGTTTATAGAAAATCCGAATTGACCTTTACACCTTCTATAATGTATTCTACCTCCGCATCAGATTATTTGGGTAACAAACGCACTGATGAAGCTATTAACTTTAATATTGGTAATTTCGGACTGGTTTTTGCAATTCCAAGCTCAGGAGCAGCGGCTCAAAACGGATTCGAATATTTTCAATTCGGAGTTGGTGTCAATAGAACCAATAATTTTAAGAGAGATGTTTTGATGAAGGGATTTAATGAAACAAGTTCTATTACTACTCAATGGGCAATGGAAGCAACTGCAAACAATCCGAATATTCAATTTGATAGTAACGGAAACCCGATTTTAAATCTCGATCCTCTTACTACACAGCTGGCATTCAAAAATGATGTATTATTTCTTGGAGAAGATAGTAATGGTAATTTAATTATTATGTCTGATATGGAAGGCGGACAAGTTGAGCAAACAATTAGAATGATTACATCGGGTTCTATGAACGAATTTGTTATTTCGGGAGGATTTAATTATCTTGATAAATTATATGTTGGAGCAACTTTAGGAGTACCATACTTTTCTTATAGAGAAGATTTTCGAATAACCGAAGAAGATACTAAAGATAGAACTCAATTTTTTGAGTCTATGAGGTATACTACTTATTTACATACATCCGGAGTAGGTGTTAATTTTAAGATAGGCGCAATATACAAACCTATTTCTTGGCTAAGAATAGGGCTTGCATTACATACGCCAACCAGATACAGTATGGATGACGATTATAATGCTGAAATTTTATCTTATATTGATTTAAGCGGAAATGGTAATTATGAAGGAGCATCTGACCATGCATCGGGCGATTATTCCTACGTTTTAAGAACACCTTTAAGATTAATCGGAAGCTTGGGCTTTGTTATAGGAAAACACGGTTCTGTTAATGTAGATTACACCTTCCAAGATTATTCAAGCGCTAAATTTAAAGACAAAGATTATACTTATGATTATACAAATCAGTTAATTAGTGAAAATTACGGAATCGGTCATAATATTGGTGTAGGTACAGAATGGATTTTCGGAATGTTTAGAGCAAGGGCCGGTTTCGCTTATGAAACCTCACCTTATACTTCCGAAGAGGTAAATTCAGGTGGAGAACGCATGACTATTGGCGCGGGCGTAGGTTTAAGTTTCGGACAATTCTATACAGATTTTGGGTACGCTCTTATTACTGAAGATATTGATTTTTATCCCTATAGCAGAGATTATGTTGACGCATCGAAGAATAAATATAATACTAACCAGTTCCAATTAACATTCGGATTTAGATTTTAA
- a CDS encoding non-canonical purine NTP diphosphatase has protein sequence MKLVFATNNKHKLEEAKTKLIGTGIEIISLEELGFNEEIDETADTIEGNAIIKAECIFDKYNVNVFADDTGLEVEVLNGAPGVYSSRYAGEHVTYEDNVNKLLHEMQGKENRKARFLTIVCLILDGKKHIFKGIVNGTIIETPKGVGGFGYDPVFVPENFSETFAELSLETKNKISHRGKALDELKIFLLSDKR, from the coding sequence ATGAAATTAGTATTTGCCACAAACAATAAACACAAACTTGAAGAAGCCAAAACAAAACTTATAGGTACGGGTATTGAAATTATTTCTCTTGAAGAATTGGGTTTCAACGAAGAAATTGATGAAACTGCCGATACAATCGAGGGAAATGCAATAATTAAGGCCGAATGTATTTTTGATAAATATAATGTCAATGTTTTTGCAGATGACACTGGTTTGGAAGTTGAAGTATTAAATGGTGCTCCGGGTGTTTATTCTTCTAGATATGCCGGCGAGCACGTTACTTATGAAGATAATGTGAATAAACTTCTTCACGAAATGCAAGGTAAAGAAAATAGAAAAGCACGATTTCTTACTATTGTTTGTTTAATCCTTGATGGGAAGAAACATATTTTCAAAGGGATTGTCAACGGTACGATAATTGAAACGCCGAAAGGAGTAGGAGGGTTTGGGTATGATCCGGTTTTTGTTCCTGAAAATTTTAGTGAAACATTTGCCGAACTTTCTTTAGAAACAAAAAATAAAATCAGTCATAGAGGTAAAGCTCTTGATGAACTGAAAATTTTTTTATTGTCGGATAAAAGATGA
- a CDS encoding TolC family protein, which produces MKKNIILLLLLIPCFAFPQGNQYNPQVTRLTLEDVIQIAQQQSPSAMTARHRFRNSYWQYRYFKANYMPQVSLYGNPLQFQNQNKLIDAVDGSEFVRYNQLYSDLSLGIDQAIGFTGGNISIFTNLGYTMNFKEDTMFFSSAPINIRYTQPIFGYNSYKWERKIEPIKFQEARQSYLEAMEDVTITAANYFFSCLLTQMNKSIQETNLANNDTLHQIAQGRYLMGTIAENEVLNMELNYLNSKSQLETAKLDLEMKLFDLKSFLRIKEDAEIELIPPIIIPQLEINAEDAVLQANENRSDILSYERQLIEAEQALVKAKREGRFSMDLSLTYGLDKTAPTFPQAYRNPEQRQVAMVGINVPILDWGRAKGQIKMAESQMELVKTTVEQDIIDFNQEIYIKAKQFNIQYSQLMIAAKSDTVAQKRYEFTKQRYLIGTIDITELNSSLADKDSNQKGYISALQQYWINYFQIRRLTLYDFVRKEKIKTDFDVLMK; this is translated from the coding sequence ATGAAAAAAAATATCATATTATTACTTCTTTTAATACCTTGTTTCGCATTTCCTCAAGGAAATCAATATAATCCGCAAGTAACACGATTAACCCTCGAAGATGTTATTCAAATAGCCCAGCAGCAATCGCCAAGCGCAATGACAGCGAGACATCGTTTCAGAAACAGCTATTGGCAATACAGATATTTCAAGGCTAATTATATGCCGCAAGTATCGCTCTACGGAAATCCGCTTCAATTTCAAAATCAAAATAAATTAATAGATGCGGTCGATGGTTCCGAATTTGTAAGATATAACCAATTATATTCCGATCTCAGCCTCGGGATTGATCAGGCCATAGGATTTACCGGCGGTAATATTTCAATTTTTACAAACCTCGGTTATACTATGAATTTCAAAGAGGATACTATGTTTTTCTCTTCCGCACCGATAAATATTCGTTACACTCAACCTATTTTCGGATATAATTCTTATAAATGGGAAAGAAAAATTGAACCGATAAAATTTCAGGAAGCGAGACAGTCGTATCTCGAAGCGATGGAAGATGTGACAATTACGGCAGCAAATTATTTTTTCAGTTGTTTACTGACTCAGATGAATAAATCTATTCAAGAAACTAATCTTGCCAATAATGATACTTTGCATCAAATAGCTCAGGGACGTTATTTGATGGGTACGATTGCCGAGAATGAAGTTCTTAATATGGAATTGAATTATCTTAATTCTAAATCGCAACTTGAAACGGCGAAATTAGATTTGGAGATGAAACTCTTTGATTTGAAATCTTTCTTAAGAATTAAGGAAGATGCTGAGATTGAATTAATTCCTCCGATAATCATTCCGCAACTTGAAATTAATGCGGAAGACGCTGTCCTTCAAGCTAATGAAAATAGATCGGATATTCTTTCTTATGAGCGGCAACTGATTGAAGCGGAACAAGCTTTGGTAAAAGCAAAACGCGAAGGAAGGTTCTCTATGGATTTGTCGCTAACTTACGGGCTTGACAAAACTGCTCCGACTTTTCCGCAAGCATATAGAAACCCGGAACAAAGACAAGTAGCTATGGTTGGAATAAACGTTCCGATTCTTGATTGGGGACGTGCGAAAGGTCAAATTAAAATGGCGGAATCCCAAATGGAGTTAGTTAAAACAACTGTTGAACAGGATATTATTGACTTTAATCAGGAAATTTATATTAAAGCAAAACAGTTTAATATACAATACAGTCAATTAATGATTGCAGCAAAAAGCGATACAGTAGCACAAAAACGTTATGAATTTACCAAACAAAGATATTTAATCGGAACAATTGATATTACTGAACTGAATAGTTCCCTTGCCGATAAAGACAGTAATCAAAAAGGATATATTTCCGCTTTGCAGCAATATTGGATAAATTATTTTCAAATCAGAAGATTAACTTTGTATGATTTCGTAAGGAAAGAAAAAATCAAGACAGATTTTGATGTACTTATGAAATGA